The window tatgaaGGAGTAGTTAggtggcggaataataataataataaagagaaacaggaacttaatagtgagaatgccttaaagcatGAACAATATTAACTGATGTCTGACATTAATTGAACAGTTGGATCTCTTTGTTTGACACTTCTCATCCTCGCATTGCCATTTCTGCAGCAGCCAGCGACTCTGCAGATTAGATATAAGTTCTCCTTTGTTCTTCCCCTTCAGGTTGTCATTGCTACAAACATTGCAGAAACCTCTCTGACCATCGATGGCATCTATTATGTGGTGGACCCGGGCTTTGTCAAGCAGAAGGTGTACAACTCTAAGACCGGCATTGATCAGCTGGTGGTGACTCCCATCTCACAGGTCTTTGCCTTGGCAGCAAAAATAACGCTCAGAGCTTTCATGGAAAACTGCCGGACGAAGCCTTAAATGTGTTCAATCCTTTTGGATTCCAGGCTCAGGCCAAGCAGAGGGCGGGTCGCGCCGGCAGAACGGGCCCCGGGAAGTGTTACCGGCTTTACACCGAGAGGGCCTACAGGGACGAGATGCTGACGACCAACGTGCCGGAGATCCAGAGAACTAACTTGGCCAGCACCGTGCTGTCTCTGAAGGTGTGTTTGGGCTCATTGTTCCACACAGATGGGGGTCTGCTCTCCTTATGAAACAGGGTTTGAACTTTCTTGTTCTGTTTGCGTTCCCTCTACCAGGCGATGGGAATCAACGACCTCCTGTCTTTTGACTTCATGGACGCTCCTCCCATGGAGACTCTGATCACAGCCATGGAGCAGCTTTACACTCTGGGAGCTCTGGACGATGAAGGCTTGCTCACACGACTGGGTCGAAGGGTAAGGAGGCTTTTACTGGGTTATGTCCTTCAGCTGCCAAGACAAATCaggcgaaacgtactgccgcaagtaaacaaaatgtaataaaataaacattttaattcatgttttcaacgttttctttatagcaggttgaaagaacacatgttgaaggagtaaactggcccaaaatctcatagttgaccactgcatgaaaaatccctgtttttgcctgccgtgtctcgccttaaccaGATGTTTTCCTCCACGTGTCACAACCCTGGAGGGATCattgcagaacacaatgcagcATCATAAGTGTTTTAACTTGATTATTTAGTTGCCTTTTTCAACCGAAACTTAGCTTTTCTGTGAAATTCTGTCTGTTAGATGGCTGAGTTTCCCCTGGAGCCCATGCTGTGTAAGATGTTGATCATGTCCGTCCATCTGGGCTGCAGTGAAGAGATGCTCACCATCGTGTCAATGTTGTCCGTGCAAAACGTCTTCTACAGGCCAAAGGTACACCCGCCGCCACACTACAGATGTGTTTTAGAGCTAAAAGCTGTTCTAAGTGTCttcagggtgcttgcgcaagtcttgaaagtcttaataagtatggaattttgaaggactgttttccagaccttgaaaagtcttgaattttgtgtgaaagtcttaataaaatatggaaaataaatgtatggtagaattttacagtatgctcaaaggcattgtgaaatgagaaataggaaggtaggctataaaactatcattttactaactggtcacgtactgtattagcctaatgggatgagatgtgagtgaagagactgaattctacatacattcatccatccattcattttttttatagatagtttttgtgacacttgtttgatgtgaaattcatgtacttgtgattttcatgttttgaaacgttttcatcagtaaaagcataatttactgtgaataatgcatttgttcattgaatactagcctatgaaaattaacatttctaataaacacagttggtacaatctcaaccaatgaagtaggcacacaagttacaagtacataaagttaaggtcttggggaaaaaagtatcagttttaaaaaaagtctggaattttaatttggaaaaagagcaagcaccctgtgtCTAAGAAGCAGTCTTTGCCCAGTTTTAAAATCCATTCGGCTGCATTTGGGAGACAGAGTGGAagtaaagaaaaaggaagaggcAATAGTGTGTCCAACATTGTGCTTTAATGTGGCGTTTCTGCTGCAATACTGAGTCTTATCTGCCTATTTTCACTCTATCAGCAcattaaaaccaaaataaatgtCAATGATTACAGCAGAATGAACATTTTTACCTTGATCTGTTCCAATGGGAACTGTATCCACCCCCCCTTTTTGCCAGTTGAAATGATTCGTTTTGCTCTACAGGACAAACAGGCTTTGGCCGACCAGAAGAAAGCAAAGTTCCACCAGCCTGAGGGGGACCACCTGACCCTGCTGGCTGTCTACAACTCCTGGAAGAACAACAAGTTTTCGAACCCCTGGTGTTACGAGAACTTCATCCAGGCTCGCTCCCTGCGCAGAGCCCAGGACATCCGCAAACAGATGCTGGGCATCATGGACCGGTACGAGTGAACCGCATGAAGCTGAACCCGATTAACTGGGCTCTTCCACATATTTACCGTCCTCTTTTCCTCTTCAGACACAAACTGGATGTCGTATCTTGTGGCAAAGCCACGGTGAGAGTCCAGAAGGCCATTTGCAGCGGTTTCTTCCGGAATGCAGCCAAGAAGGATCCTCAGGAGGGCTACAGGACCCTCATAGACCAGCAAGTCGTGTACATCCATCCCTCCAGTGCGCTGTTCAACCGGCAGCCTGAGTGGTACGACCGCTTCCTAGTTCTACCTCATCTGTggttaaaaagagaaaagtctggctgtgttcgaaaccgcatactgcatactgtctgatcgatcagtatgcagagcgtttacccacaatgcatttcactcctgtctgagccgaaatcagccggcctgaagctgatttcgcttaagctctaaactctgtaaactttagcaacatttggaacattttcaggcgagaaagtagtcgtttagatccccaacgtgttgaaaatctgacaaaataccggctatttacaattttgttcccacgaattcggcgcaactaaagctagccgcagtgagcagcgcacttctggttattttcacaaaataaaatacatgttgccttttatcatagggaaagccattacgatacaattggtgcttttattttgaaaacaggaagtgaacctaccctcgttgtagctagcttgaaactgccgttttgacaggaaatgacgatcggcgacgtcacgttacgttgcatcttgggtagtttgagtatgagtagtaacctcatgatgcatacccaacatttcggagaatctagtatgcatccgggaacttaaaaaaagttaaagttagtaggagaagtatgcggtttcgaacacagccggtGTCTTGAAGCGAAAAGTCTCTCTTAAAGGGGTCAGAATCTAATGTCCcgcttctctcttttcttttcgaCAGGGTTGTGTACCATGAGCTGGTGCTGACCACCAAGGAGTACATGCGGGAGGTGACCACCATCGACCCTCGCTGGCTGGTAGAATTCTCCCCGGCCTTCTTCAAGGTGTCGGACCCCACGCGCCTCAGCAAGCAGAAGAAACAGCAACGCCTGGAGCCGCTCTACAACCGCTACGAGGAGCCCAACGCTTGGAGAATCTCCCGTGCCTTCAGGCGCCGTTGATCCGCCTGATTTCACAAACACGGATATTGGGACAGTGACTTCTGCGGTCAGGTGTGTGGTATCGTGTCGGCGCCGGCAGGCCACGCCCTGCTGGTGGAAGGCTTCACGTCACGGCTCGAGTTCAAACCGAaattttgtacattttctttCCAGTTTTGTCCTAAATTATCCATCACTTGGTCTGAGTTTGGGTAGAAAAGCTTGAGCTGCTTACTTTACAGAGCACTAGAACGGTGTCACGTCTGCGGTTTCCAGCCTTCTGCGAGGAGATGGAGCGAAAAACGACGggctaatttttttatttttgttttctacTCTGGGGCCCGAGTGAAATACAGTTTAATGTTTTACCGTCAGACCTAAAGAATTAAAGAATGGTGCATGTATGTTTGATATATTTGATAAAAAGCCAGCAACAACTTTCATTGATCAGTGTATTAGACATTTAGGGTGAAACgattaaatgtttttcattaaATGCTACATTTTTCTTAAGCCTGTTAGTGTTATTATGATGGGAACACGGCGGGGTGTGATGGTTGTAGGTCACCTGAAATTTAAAAGGAGAAGATTTAAACATCCAGGAATagtaaaaagttaaaaaaaatagtatAAAAAGATATACTTTGTGTGTAAAAACACCACTTATTTCTACTTCAATGCTAACTGGTTATTAGAGGaagcaaaacaaagattttAGACAGAAAGAGCACGTTTTGTTTGTTGGTGTTGAGTTTTAACTGAAAAGGTTAAATGTTTAGAGCCTCGTTGGCCTTTAAACTCTGTGTTTCCATCCAATTCTTTCCCAGCATCAGTGACACAGACTTAAATCTATGTGACGCCACTATTACATCCACCCGGAAACTAATTAAAAAGCTAAATCAATCTACGTTGTGTCCGAGATTTTGAATGTTGATCAAACTTGACCATATTTCCTGCGCCGGGCCCGTTCCACTGTTGGAGTGTCACAGCTGGAGATGATTTTCAGGAGTCCAGACGTAATGCACAATGACTGAAGCCTGAGGGGGATCTCTGAGCCTCCCTCCACTCCTGTTGACTCATAGCTTACTGCTGCTGTGAAGTTGATTATCTCGATGAGCAGAATGGCTCACTGCAGGCAGTTTAGTGCATCAAACTAATGTGCCGCAGTTTGATGTTGAAGACAATTCATCTGCACTTTGGCACGATGCGTTTGGTTCTTATTCCAAGAACATAGAGAGAAAGATTTCCAGTCTTCAAGCTAAAGGAAAAGCTACTATTTGGCAGGAAGGAAAAACAGGGATTGAGTGAAAATGATCTCACTAGATTTGAGGCCAGATTAGCACGATGATCAAATCTTGATGGTATTTGCAGAAGCTGGTTCAGGGAAGAGCTTGAAGCCTCTTCAGGACGATTATCCCCCTCTTCCTCTTGTGTTGTGGCCGTTTCAGCGGCTTAAAGAGTCTTTGAGGACTGCTAAGCTAGTAGCTGATCTTGAAGAGCTTTTCCCTGACACTTATCTAGCAGTTTTTGTTGGATGTATTGTATTTTAAACCTTAATTTGGAGTAGGTCGCACCAGTATGGAGGCAGTTATCAAGCATGTTACTAATGGTGTGTTGTATAGAGAGtccagagggttagggtcattATGATAGATTAGGCCCATGAAACATGTACTTTTAGCCCATTTGAGGTGTTATACAGTCAATGATTTTTTAAATAGAAGCGATATTGGTTCTTCTTGCTGTGTTATAACAATGTTTCCAGCCACAGATTGTgtgtatttataaaaaaaaaacaagtcataAACTTAACTTCTTCTGTTAGTTTGTACTAGTTAATAGCCTGGGATCAATTTATTTCCATGTTTGACTAAACCAAATGTAATCCTTTTATGTTTATTTAAACCTCCATCTTTTAAGAGAGCTCAGGCAGGAGTTGCAGGCGTTTCAATCATTTGCTtatctggtgtttttttttttatggttattgtatttacaaaacataaacaGAGAAAATTTTTGTAGGGAAATGGAGACTTAATTGTCTTTATTTGTGCGGATTTTTAGAAATGTAGTTAATAATTCCTAATTAATGAACACAATATGATGTAATGAAAAGTTTTCAGGTATAAATGTCAAAATATATTTTGTGAAAAACTACAGTTTTGGTACTGAAGGCTCCAACACTTATTTGTGATGGTAGTCTGCAGTAAATGAATGCACTGTGTTGTGTAGCAGCAGCtgtgagaaaagaaaagtggagatgtttAATCAGACCCGAAGCTTTGAGGAGGTTCTCTTGGTTTGGAGTCTGAGTGGCTGCAGTACCCCGACTGGGCAGCAGGTGGTGCCCTTTCACCTCCAGAGAGAAGGTGAGTTTACAGTGTAGCTTGAGGAATAATTGTGTTTGAAATTGTTTCCAGtagttgtgtttatttatttgattttcagGGTCAACTTTCAGTGCATACGCGCATTAATGAGGCATTAATGAGGCATTAATGAGGCATTAATGAGTATTTACTTACTTCCATGTACTTTTGCACCCTCTTCAGTGTAAATGGTTCCTGATTCTTGGCTCACGTAAGTGGCACTATGTCCTGTTTGTGTCTTTTACAACAGTAaggacattttattttatttagaacTTAGTAGTTCAGCATGCATTTTTATGTTAGCATGATTTGAGATGTTTATTATGATGTTATACAATATTTTATCCAGCTTACTTGATCCAGCTGGCGATACAATATATGTAAATATGATGTGATTAGTTTTCCTGTAGTGGAATTGTCAAATTGGGGATTAATTCAATTATCCAAAGAAGACACTGACAGCTGACACATACCACAACAATTTCTCCACACAAATCTAATACAAACTCCTCTGTCAGCTGTCAGTGAACACCTGTAAAGAACAAACTTAAAGACTGTTTGGCAGTCTGTTATAGATGATTGGATGTTGGTTTTTAAACCATTTGTGGCTCATTATCATATGAACTGTTAGCCTAAAGTTGTGTATCGCTCCCATAACTGGGATAAAATGTAGGATCCCCACAGTTATGGTtatgtttctgcatttagcAGAGGCTTTGATCAAAAGCAACTCTCAAAGGATATAACAttgtagctaaaaaaaaaaatctatgtaGAAGGAAACCACGAGTCAGACTGGTGTAACAGCAtgttatgtatgtgtgtgggaTACCGTCAGATCCTGACAGCGTCATGAGTTGGTGGTAATTTTCAACATgcactccaaaagcaaatgaatggtattcaaatagtttattccACAAAAAGGAGTGACAAACACTGTGCACGTATAGATATAAAAGTTTTGGGTAGGCTAATATATAAAGTTGGTTTTCTTTATGTCTTTACGTCCAATTAACGTTGCATATGATGGCAGCGCCAGCGCGCAAAAGACGCTCCGTGGAGagcagctggctgctgtgacaggtcactgacgctgcgtttctgctgaatccaacatgtttcagactcgcccAATTATCATTAATACCTGtactttgatatttgaaatttcaggggattttTACGGTAGATTGTTATAGTGGGGTTCCTgggcaaaaagaaaacaaaaaaccaaTGTGCTTCAATAGCCTATTCAATGAATTTTCACAAAGGCGGGacttttgaaaaacaaaaacatcccgccattccgacaatttgAGGCCCATGGTGGAATTTCGGCATGTTACCGAGTGCTTGCATACAGTGTTAGGAcataggataggagatgctctgtgaagagctgggtcttcaagagtttctcgAAGATGGACCGTTCTTGTAGtactcggtaggtcattccaccacgACACGTgtaaaagagtctggattgtcttcagcGTGGTGGAGACAACGCTGGACGACCAGAGGGACTGAGTATacataagcctttgcaagagcattgCAGTAGATGGAAGCCGTTCCATGAAACACTTTGTAGGCTGATTTAGATGCGGGCGGGTCAGGGTGGCAGAGGGATGAGCTGTGCTGTTTTCGGCTGACCGAAGACCAGACGCGCCGTCGCGTTGTGGATCATCTGAAGAGGCTTCGAGCACAGGCTGCGAGACCAGTTAGGAGGGAGATGCAGTAGTCGAGGCGGGAGATGACCACAGCCTGGACCAGGAGCTGGGTGAGGTACGGCGTGTTCTTTGTTGGGTTTAGCA of the Odontesthes bonariensis isolate fOdoBon6 chromosome 23, fOdoBon6.hap1, whole genome shotgun sequence genome contains:
- the dhx8 gene encoding ATP-dependent RNA helicase DHX8 isoform X2, whose translation is MLADGSLRPASTGDGYLASCSPPFGRKESCCHVDGRQIAANMRGIGMMPNDIPEWKKHAFGGNKASYGKKTQLSILEQRESLPIYKLKEQLIQAVHDNQILIVIGETGSGKTTQITQYLAEAGYTTRGKIGCTQPRRVAAMSVAKRVSEEYGCCLGQEVGYTIRFEDCTSPETVIKYMTDGMLLRECLIDSELGQYAIIMLDEAHERTIHTDVLFGLLKKTVQKRTDMKLIVTSATLDAVKFSQYFYEAPIFTIPGRTYPVEVLYTKEPETDYLDASLITVMQIHLTEPPGDVLVFLTGQEEIDTACEILYERMKSLGPDVPELIILPVYSALPSEMQTRIFDPAPPGSRKVVIATNIAETSLTIDGIYYVVDPGFVKQKVYNSKTGIDQLVVTPISQAQAKQRAGRAGRTGPGKCYRLYTERAYRDEMLTTNVPEIQRTNLASTVLSLKAMGINDLLSFDFMDAPPMETLITAMEQLYTLGALDDEGLLTRLGRRMAEFPLEPMLCKMLIMSVHLGCSEEMLTIVSMLSVQNVFYRPKDKQALADQKKAKFHQPEGDHLTLLAVYNSWKNNKFSNPWCYENFIQARSLRRAQDIRKQMLGIMDRHKLDVVSCGKATVRVQKAICSGFFRNAAKKDPQEGYRTLIDQQVVYIHPSSALFNRQPEWVVYHELVLTTKEYMREVTTIDPRWLVEFSPAFFKVSDPTRLSKQKKQQRLEPLYNRYEEPNAWRISRAFRRR